cgataatttttcatatcactctaCTGTGATGAGAACGGAAATTATCAATCAATaagatcaaaagaaaatttcggAAAATAGCGATGATTACTTATATTCAAAAGATTGGcttattttatagtttatttgaACCATTCTTTTCTGGGTTTTTGTCTGTgttgacatttttgtttgttttcataatgataaagattattacataatttttaCTGCTGTCCCTCTATGTTTGACgtgtttacctattatgtctgtttgttttgttcacacaccTTGGTCAATATAAAGGAATGTTATGCGATTGGCAAACATATGAGAGGTTTAgcagctagctataaaaccaggtttaatctagAATTCCCTGCAAAAGAAAATACTTGTACTGTCAGGGAATAGGACAGTTGATATCCATCGTTTGGTGTGCCTAAActtttcattttgcttttttcttGTATATTCCTGTACGTAGTTAAGCACTTTcctgttacaaaaaaaattaccaaacaaatatgtttaatcaTAATTTCACATGATTTAGATACGTACAccaaaacataacataataaAGACCATTGTGGAAAGTTGGATTGTGTTTTGAGTAAAGTAACAACATGAAGCCCAGTTAATACtttatttcaactttcaaatgaatattttaagtCTCTACCCCATACAATGTTGTtctcaagtatttttttttttacatatttcgcACACAATTTGTACATTTGAAGCTTTTCTGAAAAATGTGTTGCAGCTgcacaaaatttataaagtgttttaaattgtaaatctgcATAAAACACGTCTTAAATAAATTCAGATTTAATCAAACAACTATAACGCTATtaggataatttttttataaagaatgtTGAAAGATCATTAAAACTGGAAACAGACAAATATGGAGGCGAAAAACAGTCCTCTGAATCTTTCGTCACATTTGAGATGAATTTATTTTgctatacaatgtatatataaaaagtggGGACATGGTTTGATTGATAGATACTAGTAGATAGATATAAAACTATAGACCCGAGTCTTGGATAGATCACGATACGGTCGTGTACCTAAATACCTTCAAAGTTAGTATTATGGCGATATTGTATGGTAATGCACAGTGATAGAGTGATATATGGTTATTGTCAATTGCAATGCATACTAAAACATCATTGTTTATGCATTGAAGCTTATCTATAAAGATACTTTGTAGTGATggttgtaattttattttcagaatgaTTCACCAGAAGAAAACGGTAAACATTTAGCATAATGTTAATGTTTTAAGTTAATATGTATTCAGCATTTGCTGTGTCAAAAATgttctttttcaaaaacattgaaTCTCTTACCAACtacataaatcaaatatatactctgaagaaagaaagaaaataaaacatcgGAAAGGAGAGATGCAtagaacatatattttaaagagaCCTATGTATTGTTTTGCGGCAACTAGataagtggcaaatatttttctacaaattcaaacagtaaaattaatatttttcatactcAAAGGGTCATTCAAACTAATAAGTCGGAAATAAACCGAAAACGACAGGGTAAAATACGACAATGAAAGACTGTGCAAAACGAACCTTACCAAAAACTGGGGTCGATCTCTAGTAATTAAAAAGGGTAaatagatcctgctccacacgtgGAAACAGTCGTATAATtcgtttttaatgacattgCAAGAGATAATCCTATATTTCCAAGTCTTTCTGATACTGAGAAACTTTTAGTCCTGCTAAATCTTTAAAGTATAAACcaagttataaaataaaaaaacaaataaaatattagtcCTGCTAAATCGTccaaatataaaacaagtaaaaaaagtaAGCTAACCCAGGTTCCTTTAAAAAAAGTCTTTGGAGCTAAGGACAGGAAATCTTAGCTAGTTACCGATGCTTGTATATATTCCATCTTCATGACTCATTTCATGTACTGTGTTACAACTCTAGATTctactgacgaggaaaggtaacactaGGCAAcccaaaatgaattattttagtCTATTTGGCCGAGTGGTCTAGAGCGATCGTTACTGTACAGGTGCTGTTGCCTTGATAGCACAAAAGTAAGAGTTTGTATCCCGGCGAGGGCAAATTTGTAGATACTAAATATTACTATATTTAACATAATTATTGTGCTGATATATAGAGTAgctgtgtacatatatatatatatatatatatatatacaatatacaatatataacaacataacaaaagaaaactaTTGTTAACTTATGTCATATACTGTAACATTTATCTGATTATCTTAAGtatattgcattttttaaattataaaacagcAATTTCATTGCAGATATCGTATTAACTGTGGTACCTGCTACTGTTTGTGTAGTTCTTGTCATCGTTTTGGTTATAGGGGCAATCTGTCTTAAATTTAAAAGCCCAAAGTAAGATATCCTTTCATCAAAAAATTATACTTATATTTGCtcaatttgataataaataaaaatagtttttaagaagaaaatgtaCTTATGTTACAATGTTTATACTACAGACACGAAACACTATTCACGGACGGTGTTCCAAAGAaagaacaaatgaaaaaaaaactacaatcTACTGTAAGCTCATTAAAACAGAGAACGCTAAAAGAATCTCCTTgaagtttcaaaatttatttattgacattttgCGCTTCCTTTTTTTTGGCTgggaatattaaaaaacaatttcaattgtCGTGTTTACTACGTTTTTTTGTATGGTGAcatcaaaaactccagcatacaaacataaaaacgataaaaaataacgaaaatcattaaaataacgAAATTCACATGTAAATGAAATAGTTGGACACATGGTCCATAGCCAGAAATTAGTAGTGGTTTtgctaattaatattcataatatgtaaatgagaaTTGTACCACGTGATAGTAGTTTGAACTGGACTGGCTTGATAGGCTTGATATcatcaaaatctttaaaacacggATATTATAAGTTGCCCGTCACAGAGTCCTAATTTACAATCACTTTGATATTTCCGTAAAGTTGTCAGgcggtcaaaatcaaaacaatgaacgcGTATTTAGTGTATTTTTCGTGCTTTCGTGAGTTTATTCTTCTTGAAATAGTGACATTTCAATTTGACGTGGGAACCTAGAGTTCAACGACTACACATACAAGGTTTGGACTTGCTTATTCTTTGGAAATTCAAGTTTCAAATTTCACCCCGGCAACCTGTTTTTGTAATGAACTTGTAAGCCAATTTTAAACACGAAGTTTGCAAATTTGACGTTTCAGCCATTTAAGCCTGTATTTTACACTGCAATGTTAAAGGCCTCTCGCTTCGATTTTTAAAATAGCTCAGGAACCTGTATTTTTGCAACAACAGTCATTATGTTTCGTTTAAATGGTGTATATTGTtgtgtatattcattttctgcccCGGCAACCCGTCTAtcagataaattaaaataaaaacagacgtttttttcaaaattccctATCATTTTAATGCCATTTCCGTGACCCGTATCCGATTTCTttagtataatattcaaataagcaaagtggcgttgatttctggatatgcattttgccttttttgtttacatctgaCAAAATGAATTGAATGACCATATTTCGAACACTTAAGCTTGTGTAAAGTCCCCActgaaaaaaacatcttttaaagcagagacatataatgcAGAAATGCATGTCTggtttgttaaaatttgaacCATTTAGTGATATTAGCGTCTCTAAACGTACTTCTAAATTTCCACGTGAAAATAGAGATACTAAGTAATCATATTGTATTTTCTCATCATTTCTTATATCATTATCTCTTTAGCAGGTCAAAAATTGTATCGTTTGATGATAAAGGCAGTTTGAAACCTGATCCACGCATGTTTTCGATTGAGAATTGGACCACTAGAGAAAATACAATCAGTGACCTTCAACTGGATTTTGACGAAGACAAAACAAGCGATAGTATTGAAGTGTATGAAAAGCAATTGCCGCCAAACAGTCATTTGGAAAAAGACTTTTGAAACCAACTTTGTCGTTCTTAGCATTAGGTTCATCGTTTCTTTTGTGATTgaccaaaaataataataaaaaaactctGGTACCTCCTAATATAGATAAAACAACATCATTGtccttttgttaattttgatttagataaaattcaaatagatttattatttatgtttaaaaccCTTGAtatttcttcattattttttccCAAATGTTCAATGGtttctttcaaaaaatgtgtatgttaaacaatttttattgcaattttattttgaagcaTAGGTAAATACTATTTACATTGTTTAACGAACActctttgttctttttttatatatatatttatttagaaattctttgtcataattttgtaatatcgatttttaaacatgtCATTATGAAGGCCAGATATGTAAATACAcaaatcagttattttgtttttaaatatgtttttttccattatggtaataggtaaaatatttcttcatatgctagtatattttatataacaaatcagtatattatattgataaatatcaTGCGCTTtgctaaataaaaattacagtggataaaaaaggtaaaattaaaCATACGACTGACAGTTCATCAACCGAATAAAGATCgcaatacattattttaatacaGCAACCATGTCATGCacgtcattttataaaaattatattataaatatggtTTGTCTAAAGGCATCTATCGAATTTACGTGTGTATGTCCATACAATCTGAATAATACAGACTTTGCGAGTGACTCGGTCAAACCCAAGACTTAACAAAAGTGTAGTTTTTGCTTCTCTGTTAACCATGCTGATCATTACAGAACAATGACTGGTCGGTTCGGAGTAAAAATAATATGTCCGGTTAAATTGAAATGTTGTCCTGTGGAATGTTCCTTGCAAACACACAATTTAAAAagccatttcaaaatatatagttaaacagttttagtttataacccggatttgttttttttctcagtcGGTTTATCaatttcgaacagcagtatactactgttgccttcatttatACCATTCAAAGTTGTAGACTTATAAACCCCAAAATAACACCAAATGAGGCATAAACTACTTATTGCATACCTGTTAATGAGAAGTATACAAATAAACTATAAATTCTCTCTTTTTAGAATGTTTGAACGTTTTCTGAAGATTTCGAGAATCTTAGACGCCATCTGGAACAACACATCTTGTCCAGTTAAGAATTCTTTGATAATTAATCAAACCGGCACGTCTTCTAAAAGAAAACCACTCAAAGAGTCATTAACAAGCCTCCTCGTCCGATGAAATATTCAAAGAGCTGTTAAGTTGAGATGTTCATAAACATATCACCGAGACCTATATTTATACGAATAAATCGGGGTATCACAAGAACCTGATACAGTTCTGCACATTGTCGAAATATTCTTAAGAAATAAACAGGTTTTTGTCTTCAAAGTAGGATTCCAAAAGCCATTACGATTGGCCTGTATTTCCATAATAGCACCAAACAGTTCTGTTCATTGTGTAGCATCACAAGACGATGTAAAAAGCATCTAAAGGTACACAATTATCCATAAATCTTAAAatgattaaactttatttttgtaaaacacaagaaCGACTGGTATTCCAGTGgttaaatattgtatttgataAGTATATATTGCTATATTTCCAAACCTGTAATTAACGTACAGTTATGCTTTCTTATTTACACACTGATAGGGTCTTTACATTTAAGGAAAAACATAAATTACAATTCTATGTACAAAATGAGAATTCTTTCTGATGTGGATATGTGAacctatacatgtacattacatAAGTTAATAATGCAGATATTTAACACATTAGCGTATCTTTTGCTGACTGTGCACGATTacattttgtttcctttttggGGATAAGGGATAACTAAGCCCTTGGAATGTGAGATTTTTATTCGtggtttaacatttttattttatttgagtcaacatttgtaaaaaatacaataatacatTGCATTTCAAAACTTCAATAATGTCGATTGTCCTGAAGAAAcatgaaataacataaatagaATAACTGTGTTTATTTAAGTATACCATGTATaagataaataacaataaaatacatataattgAACTCtgcatacaaaaaatatataggatGCAATTTTTTACCCGTTGAAACTGGTGCCGTCTTTAGAGTAGGATTTTCTGTTGTAGATGATGCTTTGGCCAATGTGTTTACAAATAAACACTGATTAATGATAATGTCACTATTAATAAAAATGGGACTTACACAAATATACAACATAGAACTTGGCGATAAATTGACTAAGTAAATACTCTCCGTAAATGGCGGGAAATACTCTGGTTTCCTATCAACCACGCAATTCGTGGTTTGTTGTGCACAAATTACGGTAACAGACCAATATATCTGACTGCCATGTTTGAAAGGCCAGGATATGTTAGCGCCGTTTTCAATGACTGCCATCAAAGTAAGATTCATTGTAATGTGAATAGGATTGATAAAACTGAAACCGGTTGCAGTCTTAAGTGGATTACAGTCTAAGTATAAATCCCTTAGAGATGATAATCCTTGCATAAATTTACCATCCACAGTATCTAGTtgatttttatgtaaatttaacACTTTCAAATTGTGTAAGTCTTCAAATCCATTTGAATCtatgtttattatttgattgtTAGCTAGATTAAGttcttgtaaatatttcattccTCGAAACATACCAACATGGATATGctttatttgattattgttcAATGTAAGTACACGAATAGAATTCAGTAGACTGTCAAACGCATCGCTTGAAATATCCGTCAGCTTATTATAACTTATATCAAGATTTACTATTTTTTTCGCTCCCGTGAAATATGTCTTCCATAAATGTGTTAAGCGATTGTGCTGTAATAATAAATGATCCAAGGACAGTAACTCGAATGAAAAGttttctataacatgtatatcatTGTTTGATAAGTCTAGAGTTTTGAGATTATACATGTCTTTGAATGTGTCTTGTTTGATTTCGTCTATTTGATTATGTGATACATTTAAAACCTGAATACTCGATCGCAGTCCGTCGAAATGAATCTTTTCAATACTCATAATCGCGTTGCCATGGATATATAAAGTTTTAACCTTTGAAAGGCCATGCAACGCCTTTTGcgataaatttgaaatgacgtTGTTTTGCAAGAGTAGTTCTCGTAAAGAAATCAAACCTGAGAATGTATCGTCTGCAAGAAATTCTAACTCGTTATCAAACAACTTCAAAGAAGTCAGCATCGGCATGTCTCGGAACAGCGTTAATGGTAACGAAgttaatttatttctttgtaGATGCAGTtctttcaaaagaaataaatttcgGAATGCGTCTGGATGGATAGATTcaatattattgttttgtaaatataaccGACTTAGCATTGACTGTGCAGAAAGAACCTCGCTTTCAATAGTTTGAAGCTTATTATTTCTCAAATCGAGAACAAACAAGTTCGGTAACTGGTCCAAAGATCCCGGATCTATATTCTGAATATTGTTATatgcaaatatcaaatatttcaactGCTGAAATCTTGTGAATAAATTAACGGAGATATTTCGTAAAAGGTTGTAGCTGAAATCAATGTATGTTGCAGTTTCGGAAACATCTGCCAATACAAATGGTAGCTGATGGTCATGTAAAGAGACGCTATCACAGTATATGTAGTAATCTTCATTGCAGTTACACAATGGCGGACAGAGCAATGCCGTTTTTATACGCATTGTACATATCATTACGAATAATAAAGTTTTTGCCATTTTCATTTCCATCCAGTTTTCTTCATTTTAGTATAACCTGCAAAAGAAGGACAATATTGAGATTATAACAgagaaaatatatgaaataattaagatttaaaaaaaacatttcagcttcaagtttttttatgattaaatcatgtttttttttataatgagaatatttgtgttttttgtgtttaacgccacttgtAAAGATGTTTGAGGACAAATTGATGCAACAAGAGATACGTGTGTGGCCATGACATCTTAATCACTTTTGCAGAGGAATCGCAGAGGAATCGAAATACCGTTTTAGTGCATGCATGAAATTAGTCATACTTCTTGTCaagtttgaaattaaaaaaaatgcttaaggtggtacctaacacttcagggagataactctgaaaaTTCAACTAGACGTTTAAATtgcgttgtgttgtaaagggaacgttaagcttctcaatgataaaaattggtgtttgtcaaactgctatataaccagtgtaatttttctgataaaacggttggttcaaaattttggaaatttttatatttttgttaaagggtcaaagtaaatacttagtcaaaattttatgaaaattaaacaagccaaattaattttagtgaaagtgttgggtaccaccttgaTTTTGTGATTCTTTTAGTTTCAACTTTACTACCTCCAGGCCACAATTAAGTTACAAATGACAGTTTTAGCACAAATAAAAATTCCGCGCATTTAAACTACCAGACGTAATTTTCAGAACTCTCAAACGGAGAAACACCTGCTCTGTCAGAACACAAGTTTTGAAAGAAGACGAGAAGTTCGTTTCACTcaatcataatttttataagTTTACGTATCTGAGAATAATAAGTCATTTAAACCAACTAAAAGACCAGCATGTATGACTTTTAAAATAGTACCCTGAAACAGCAGCTATAGTATTGTAACTAGCTTTCGGTAATAGTAAAGCTGTTAAAGTATTATTTagtgtgtgttttgttttactgaATACAATGTACTGGTAATAATTAGGTAAGcatgtttattttgaaaacataatttttatattttttatgtgatttCCTCCTTTcccttgttttctttttgatcAAAAGTAGACAATGCGATTTTTATGTATCGACTAAAGCTTTATAAACTACACCACGTGTCTCATGTCAAAACCAGGTCAGTGTTCTATTATTTGCTTGTGTAATGATTGCAGCTGTTATTTTTGTGAGCCCTTTGACCAATTTGTCGTTGTTGATGGCAGATCTTTGATAgcattttaattattcattcaaAACTAGTTTTAAAGACTCGGGTTGAAATGTGGTAAATGTATGAACACATAAGTTTCAGGGTCTTTTAGAAAACGggatcttttttttcttcaactcCATGAACCAGAATAAGTATATGATTTTGAGCTTGTCATTCCTGATCGGACAATTCTTCCATGGAATGCAGACCAAATAATGCTTACCATTTGAACATTAGCATGGTTATACAATTTGTCGAGCTAAAGAGTTAGAGTGAGCACAAAGCTAACCTAAACTCGcaacatatttatgtttatgtcttaattagaaataaaacatcGGCAGTTGTCGTTATTGATAGTTTAGTGGTTTTGTCTATGAAGGAATTTAATATTGATGGCATTTATTTCCTAGTTTTTATAACTTCTTTGGACTAGAATCTATTACATGTTTTGTTTCACTGAATACCGCATGTATAACAATAAGCCAAAATCGGTCCACTAGTGTAtgtgtttaaacatatttatttaaagtggaTTTGGGACACAtgttattgcaacttatattaatccctctcCACTTTGTGAGTGCGAGTGCTGTCTTGTAgtggcattagcctactctttttctacaagggtgtcttttacgtgcaagagatattgctctctcttaacacgggttaGCCATTTATCgcccccttccgacggactatcatcgttccTCAAGATCGTGTCAAGGGAGCGCCAAAAATTTGGTCCTTGAAATTATCTCCCCGGAACGTGAATCACGTTGGTGTCAAATACATCACagtatttttatgtaaaataccCATTTCGTCtagattttctttaaagaattatatagTTACTTTCCCATAGAACCAGTTAATACATTATTTCACACTGTGAGTGTCGctatatattttctattatcCACGACTGTTTATTGATTTAGTAACGATTTCACAAATATGATGAATACGTTTTTATTGCTGGGATCTCATAAATAATCCTTTCTTGATAATAAAGCtaacaaaacacaatattgtaAGCGTCAATACATGTACCTATAAAAACCGTCTGACACATAtcatagttatataaaaaagaagatgtggtatgattgccaatgagacaactatccacaaaagaccaaaatgacacaaacattaacaattataagtcaccgtacggccttcaacaatgagcaaagcccataccgcatatagtcagctataaaaggccccgataagacaatgtaaaacaattcaaacgagaaaactatagtaaacattattttcttaCTAACCATGATTCTCTCATACATGTTACAGTGAGTATGGTGCAAAGACGATTTTGAATTCGAAAAGATAGAAGGAAGTGTCAAAAGCCACTTTTCTATATAAGGAAATAATACCTGTcccagtcaggaatatgactgcGGTTTTCAATTCGTTTATTGTGTTTGAGCATTTGATTTGGCCATTTAATGAGAGActttttgatttgaattttccctggcgttcgttttttttattttacttttgacccTGTCCGGGTCCGCTGCATATGGAACCAACATTTTCTTTCAGGGAAAGCAGTTCtaatccccccctttttttaatttaaaaacaagtataagtgcaaaagtaaaaaaaccaaatcaaCACATTTTGTACTTGTCAGATAATCATCTAAAGTATGTGAAACGTTTGTTTGTTGTGGTTTTTAATCAATATCTGTCAGTTACGTAATATAGTAGCGACAACTATCTTAATAATACAATACGGGCATAAAAAGACATTAATAAGCCTTCTCAAAATGTGCATTCTATGTATAGTTAGAACCGAGGCAACAAGTCTGTTTACTTATATAAGTCAAGTAAAACTAATAAATACCAATATGCAATAGATTCCAagtgttttgtttacttttcaaacatgcagttattCTTTTCAACAATTTGACATCAATTAAAAGAAATAGTTTTTAACAAAAGTACCTAATATGTAATCGACATACTTGCTTTTGTTTTAGGTGTGCACTCTGCCCTTGTATAAAATGTAGTCCATTCTAATCAAACAAGCCATACTGTCTACAGGTGTCTGTATAATATACACACTTCTCAGGTAAAGTGAATTTGATAAAATACTAAATTCAATATATCACATGTTTTATGGTGgttttaaatggttttatttttatcgTCTCCCCATATGTCAGAAATTTATGCATACACATACAGACTGTTACATgcatgtatgaataaaaataatgtttaaaatttgaatgaacaaatacaaaaggggaaataaaaAACTTTTCGAAGGTTGatgtctttatatattttattacgaAACGACAGTGAAATATATCGGTTGATAAACTAGTTCTCGTTCTCAGTGATCGCATAACTACAAGACTAGGGGACGTGCTGACAGTTGGGGTCTAATTTGTGGAGTTTACAGAATAAAACAATGACGGTTAAGACATGCAGAGTATCGAAATATGACAGATTGATAAATGGCTACTAAGTGTCATATTGAGTATGAAATGCTTATGAAAATAACGTTAAATGCGTCCTAAATTCTTTTCTGGATTGACCTTTCCTCAGGAACTCAACCTCTTCCCCCACCAATGATTATAGAAAGTATTAGAACTTGAGCTGAAGATGAGGCTTGTGAACATAACGCACATAAACTAATAGCCAATTGCACCCATGGTCAACTTTGCCAGAGGAGTTAGATCcgagaaaatgaaaataactttttaaagttttgcgTCTTTCTTGTTTAATCTTAATCAGGAACGTTCAAATGAGAGCAGGACAATTTGTTTACTTTCTGCGATAATCTTGTAGATACTTATTGATAAACGTCTATTTACTGTAAACTGGCACCCTGAAATGTATGTAGAATCgaaatgtacaaggctgaagTTGGATCTAAGAATAAGTGATTAAGTACAAGATAATGTATGTGAGCAAAGAGACATAAACAAATGGC
This is a stretch of genomic DNA from Mytilus trossulus isolate FHL-02 chromosome 6, PNRI_Mtr1.1.1.hap1, whole genome shotgun sequence. It encodes these proteins:
- the LOC134721238 gene encoding leucine-rich repeat-containing protein 15-like, yielding MEMKMAKTLLFVMICTMRIKTALLCPPLCNCNEDYYIYCDSVSLHDHQLPFVLADVSETATYIDFSYNLLRNISVNLFTRFQQLKYLIFAYNNIQNIDPGSLDQLPNLFVLDLRNNKLQTIESEVLSAQSMLSRLYLQNNNIESIHPDAFRNLFLLKELHLQRNKLTSLPLTLFRDMPMLTSLKLFDNELEFLADDTFSGLISLRELLLQNNVISNLSQKALHGLSKVKTLYIHGNAIMSIEKIHFDGLRSSIQVLNVSHNQIDEIKQDTFKDMYNLKTLDLSNNDIHVIENFSFELLSLDHLLLQHNRLTHLWKTYFTGAKKIVNLDISYNKLTDISSDAFDSLLNSIRVLTLNNNQIKHIHVGMFRGMKYLQELNLANNQIINIDSNGFEDLHNLKVLNLHKNQLDTVDGKFMQGLSSLRDLYLDCNPLKTATGFSFINPIHITMNLTLMAVIENGANISWPFKHGSQIYWSVTVICAQQTTNCVVDRKPEYFPPFTESIYLVNLSPSSMLYICVSPIFINSDIIINQCLFVNTLAKASSTTENPTLKTAPVSTGKKLHPIYFLYAEFNYMYFIVIYLIHGILK